The Longimicrobiales bacterium nucleotide sequence CATCCGTAACCTGGATGACGCGCGTTACACGCTGCGTCGTTACAGCGACTACTACGACACGAAGACGTTCAAAATGTACATGGCCGGCAACCGGCAGCAGCGGCAGTGGCTGATCATGGCCGCGCGGGAACTGAACCTGATGCCGACCACGGAGGGCGGCCTCGACTACCGCCTCAACATGACCCACGCCATGGACGGCTATCCCGGCATCGAGCACACGATGCCGGTCATCCCCGCGTACAACGACGTCGTCGAGCTGTTCAAGGCATCCGGCACGACCAACACGCCGACGCTGCTCGTGTCGTACGGCGGGCCGTGGGCCGAGAACTACTTCTACACGAACGAGGACGTCATCGGCGACGAGAAGCTGAAGTACTTCACGCCGGCCGAGGAGCTGAACATGAAGATCCGGCGCAGGAACCCCGGCCCCGGACCGGGCGGCTGGTTCCACGAGGATGAGTACGCGTTCAGGAAGCACTCGGCATGGCTGACCGACCTGGTCGAGGCCGGCGGCAGGATCGGCGTCGGCAGCCACGGCCAGCTCCAGGGGCTCGGCTATCACTGGGAAGTGTGGGCGATGCAGAGCGGCGGCATGAGCAACCATGACGTGCTGCGCGCCGCCACCATTCTTGGTGCAGAGGCGATAGGACTCGGACGCGACCTCGGCTCGCTCGAGGGCGGCAAGCTGGCGGATCTGGTGATCCTCGATGGCAATCCGCTCGAGAACATCCGCAACACAAACACGATACGGTACGTGATGAAGAACGGCCGCCTGTACGACGGCAGCACCCTCGATGAGGTGTGGCCGCAGCAGAGGACCGCGGCGCAGGAGCCGTGGCGCAACAATGCACCGAGCGTTCAGAACGGCGTGCGGGGAGGTGTGCGATGAGCCGCCTCAGCAGCCGCTACGCCAGCAGGATCGCCGCCTTCGCTCTCGGCAGCGCACTCATATCCGCTCCGGCATTCGCGCAGGGTCCGCCGGGAGGCGGGCCGGGCGGACCGAATGCGCGGGAGAAGCCACTGCCGCTGGAGGCGAAGCGCACGGCCGAGTTCACGGCGACGACCGCAACGTGGATGTCACTCGACGTGAGCCCGGACGGCAGCACGATCGTCTTCGACCTTCTCGGCGACATCTACCGCATGCCGATCGAGGGCGGCCGCGCGACGCGACTGACGAGCGGCATCGCGTTCGACGCGCAGCCGCGCTTCAGCCCGGACGGCGAGAAGATCGTGTTCGTGTCCGACCGCAGCGGCGGCGACAATGTGTGGACACTGTCGCTCGACATGCGTGACACGACACAGGTGACGCTGGGTAACAATGCGCTGTACACGTCACCGGACTGGTCGCCGGACGGGAACTTCATCGTCGTCAGCCGCTCCGGCGGCCTGGGCGGTGCGGCCAAGCTGCAGCTCCATCACGTGGACGGCCGCAGCCCCATCCCGCTCATCCGCGCACCCGCGACGCTCAAGACGCTCGGCGCCGCGTGGAGCCCGGACGGACGCTACATCTGGTATGCGGGCCGCAACGGCGACTGGCAGTACAATGCGTTGTTCCCGCAGTTCCAGCTGTACCGCTACGACCGTCAGACGGGCGCGTCGACCCTGATGTCGTCACGTTACGGCTCCGCCTTCCGGCCGGCGCTGTCACCCGATGGCAAGTGGCTGGTGTACGGCACGCGTGAGGGCGCACAGACCGGTCTGCGCCTGCGCGACCTCGCAACCGGCGATGAGGAGTGGCTCGCCTACCCCGTACAGCGCGACGAGCTCGAGTCGCGCGCGCCGCTCGACGTGCTGCCCGGCTACAGCTTCACGCCCGACTCGCGGTTCGTCGTCGTGTCGTACGGCGGCGAGATCTGGCGCGTGCCGGTCGACCGCAGTCCAGCCGCGAAGATCGCGTTCGAGGCGGATGTGAAGCTCGATATCGGTCCCGAGGTGAAGTTCGCATATGCAATCGAGACTGACGAGAATCTCATCGCGAAGCAGATCCGCAATCCGACGACATCGCCGGACGGCAGGCGCGTCGCATTCACCGCGTTCGACCGGCTGTGGCTCCAGGACATCGCGATCGATGACCTCGGCAAGGTCACGCTGCAGGGCACACCGCGCCGCGTGACGACCGCCGAGGTCGGTGAATACCAGCCGGCGTGGTCGCCGGACGGGCGCTCGCTTGCATTCGTTACCTGGGGCGATGGCGACGGCGGCCACATCATGCGGGTCGCGACCACCGGCAACGCGCGGCCGACACAGCTGACGCGTGCCGCGGCACTCTACACCAATCTGGCCTGGACGCCCGACGGCTCGCGCATCGTCGCAACCCGCTCGGCCGCGCGCGACCTGAAGGAAGGCGTCGCAAGCGGATTCTTCCCGACGCTCGGCGGACAGTTCGTATGGCTACCGGCGTCCGGCGGCGACCTGACCGTCATCGCGCCGTCCGGCAGCCGCGATGTCGCCCATTTCCGCGCGGACGATCCCGACCGGATCTACGCGTACAGCCCGATGGAAGGCCTGGTGTCGTTCCGCTGGGACGGCACGGACGCGAAGTCCCATCTGCGGGTCGCCGGCACACCGTCCATGGGCGGCACGCCGCACGATGATGAGCACCTGGTCCTGCCGCGGCGCGTGTTCCCGTTCGCGAAGCCGGAGCTGACGCTCGTCAATGACGGCATGGAACCCTCCATGCCGGGCCCGCCCGCGGGTCTCGTGATGATGGCGCCGCGCGGCGACTACGCGTTCGCGCAGGTCGGCAACGACATCTACGCGATCATGATCCCGCAGATCGGCGGCGCCGCTCCGGTCGTGAGCGTCGGCAGCGTCAACAGTCCGCCCGTGCCGATGCGCAAGCTCACCGACATCGGTGGCGAGTTTCCGTCATGGAGCGCGGATGGTGAGCGCGTGCACTGGGCGATCGGAAATGCACTCGTCACGTACGACATCGGCCGCGCACTCGCGGTCGAGGACAGCGTCGAGCGGTTCGAGCAGGCGCAGAAGGACAGCGCACACTACGCCCGTACCGTGATCGACAGCCTCAAGGCCGTGCGTGCACGTGCGGACAGTGTGAAGAAGGAGTCCGGCGCGGTTCCCGATTCACTCCAGGCACGGATCAACGCCTTGCGCGCGGACTCCGTGAAGGTGCGCGCCGATTCACTGATCGCACGCGTGGACTCGATGCGGCTGAAAGCGGACTCGCTGCTCGCCCGTGCCGAGGCCATCCGCCTCGGCCAGGACACCATTGAGGCCGACACGACGAAGGGCTACAAACCGCACGAGACGCGCATTACCGTCACTACCGCGCGCGACATGCCGCGCGGCACCATCGTGCTGAGAGGCGGTCGCGTGCTCACGATGAAGGAGCACGAGATCATCGAGAACGCCGACGTGCTCGTGCGGGACAACCGCATCATTGCCGTCGGACCGCGCGGCGAGGTGGAGATACCGGCTGATGCCCACGTGATCGATGTCTCGGGGAAGACGCTGATCCCCGGATTCGTCGACACACACTACCACGCGCAGTGGCTCGTCCCGGAGATCCATCCGGGACAGGCGTGGCAGTACCTCACCAGCCTCGCCTACGGTGTCACCACCACGCGTGACCCGCAGACGGCCTCAACGGACATCCTGAGCTACGCCGATCGCGTGGACGCCGGCGGCATGGTAGGGCCGCGCATCTACTCCACCGGACCCGGCGTGTTCAGCGGTGAGAACGTGCGTAACCTCGAGCACGCGAAGACCATCCTCAGGCGCTATGCCGAGTATTACGACACGAAGACGCTCAAGATGTACATGACCGGCAACCGGCAGCAGCGGCAGTGGATCATCCAGGCCGCGAAGGAGCTGGAGCTGATGCCGACCACTGAGGGCGGTCTCGACTTCAAGCTCGATCTCACGCACGCGCTCGATGGCTATCCCGGCATCGAGCACAACCTGCCGATCGCGCCCATCTTCATGGACGTCGTCGAGCTGTTCAAGGCGTCCCAGACGACGAACAGCCCGACGCTGCTCGTCTCCTACGGCGGGCCGTTCGGGGAGAATTACTACTACTCCCGCGAGAACGTGCACGACGACCCGAAGATGCAGCGATTCATGCCGGAGGCCGCACTCGATGCGCGCAGCCGGCGGCGCGGTCCCGGCGCGGGTGGGAGCCCCGGTCAGGCCGGCTGGTTCCTCGAGGAGGAATACATCTTCCCGCAGCACGCGGAGTTCACGAAGAAGCTCATCGAGAATGGCGCCCGCGCCGCCGTCGGCAGTCACGGCCAGCTCCAGGGCGTCGGCTACCACTGGGAGCTCTGGTCCATGGCATCGGGCGGCCTGTCCGCCCACGATGCACTCCGCGCCGCGACGATCTACGGCGCCGAGGCGATCGGATTCGGCGCCGACATCGGCTCGATCGAGGCCGGCAAGCTCGCGGACATCCTGGTCCTCGACGCGGACCCGCTCGCCGACCTGCGCAATACGACCAGCCTGCGGTACGTGATGAAGAACGGGCGGGTCTACGACGCTGCGACGCTGGACGAGGTCTGGCCGCGCCAGAAGCCGCTTCCGGCGCAGTACTGGCGTAGCGAGGCGCCGAACGGAGTACGCGCCGGCGTCCGATAGACCGAGCGGACCGGCCTGCGCATTACGACAGGCCGGTCCGCCGCTGCTTTTCCATGGATTCGAGGCGATTACTTCAGGCGTGAATCGGGATCGGCAGCGGCCCGCTGTGCGCGATTGACCCCCGCGCGCACCCGCGCGCTCGCGCGCGCCCGAAGCCGTATCCCCGACCTCCTGACCGTCCGGGGGTGCGCTTTCTCCCATCCCGGTCCATTATACAGGCCTGCCCCAGACCACCCGACAGCCGGATGAGCCCAGCTCGAACCTGAACCCCGGGTCCGTTATGGAAGTCACGCTTCATGTGAATGGCAACGCGCACACGGTCGACGTTCCGGACGACATGCCGCTCCTGTGGGTGCTGCGCGACGTCCTGGACCTGAAGGGCACGAAGTTCGGCTGCGGTGTGGCGCAGTGCGGTGCCTGCACGGTGCATGTGAACGGTTCGCCCACACGCTCCTGCATCACGCGCGTGTCCGCTGTGGACGGTGCGCAGATCCGCACGATCGAGGGGCTTTCGCCGGACGGTACCCATGCGCTGCAGCGCGCGTGGATGGAGCTGGACGTGCCGCAGTGCGGGTACTGCCAGGCCGGCCAGCTGATGTCGGCCGCCGCGCTGCTTGAGCGCACGCCGGTCCCGACCGACGATGACATCGATACCGCCATGAACGGCAATCTCTGCCGTTGCACGACCTACCTGCGCATCCGCAGGGCGATCCATCACGCGGCGTCGCTTCAGACGCAGGCGACGCCGGTGGGCGCAGGCGCACGACAGGGTGACACCGGGGAGACGCCATGAGTACGACGATCAGCCGACGCCGCTTTCTCGGAGCGACGATCGTTGCCGGCGGCGGACTCCTGCTCGGCTTCAGACTCAGTCCTGCGGGTGCGACGGAGCCGCTGTTCGACGCGATCACGAACGAATTCGTGCCGAACGCGTGGATCCGGATCACGCCGGACAACGTCATCACGCTGATTGCGCAGAATCCGGAGATAGGGCAAGGCGTCAAGGCGATGCTACCGATGCTGATCGCCGATGAGCTGGACGCCGAGTGGAGCCGCGTTCGCATCGAGCAGGGCGGCTACGACCCGGAGAAGTTCACCGGTCAGTTCGCGGGCGGCAGCAACGCGACTCCGTCGCACTGGCTGCCGATGCGGCGCGTCGGCGCCGCGGCGCGTGCCATGCTCGTCACCGCCGCGGCACGCTCGTGGGGTGTGCCCGAATCCGAATGCGAGACGCGCGACAGTGCGGTGCATCATCGCACGACCGGCCGGTCGCGCACGTATGGCGAGCTCGGCACCGAAGCCGCGCAGGTGCCGCCGCCCGATCTCGAGACGGTGCCACTCAAGGATCCGACCGAATTCCGCATCATCGGCACGAACGTCCGTAACGTCGACAATCTCGCGATCGTTACGGGCCGGCCGCTCTATGGCATCGACCTGACGCTGCCGGGGATGCTGCACGCCGTGTATGTGAAGTGCCCTGTATTCGGTGGCACCGTCGCGGGCGCGAACCTGGACGAGGTCCGTGCGCTGCCGGGAGTGCGTCATGCGTTCGTGCTGGAGGGCGGTACTGCTCTGAACGGTCTGCTCGGCGGTGTCGCGATCCTGGCTGACACGTGGTGGCAGGCGAACTCCGCGCGGCGGACGCTCGTGGTGGAATGGAACGAGGGTGAAACGGCGGCGCAGAGCAGCGAGGCCTTCGCGCGACAGGCGGCCGCCCTGTCACAGCAGCCCCCGGAACGCAGTCTCCGGACTGATGGTGACGTGACGGCCGCACTTGGTACTGCCGCGCACACCGTGAGTGCGGAATATCACTACCCGTTCATCTCGCATGCGCCGCTCGAGCCACAGAACTGCACCGCGCATTACCGCGACGGCAAGCTCGAGATCTGGGCGCCGTCCCAGACGCCGCAGAGCGGCATGCGGCTGGTGTCCACCACGCTCGGCATCGACGAAAGCGACATCACGATCCATCTCATGCGCATCGGCGGCGGATTCGGGCGCCGGCTCGCGAACGATTACATGGTCGAGGCTGCCGCGATCGCGCGCGAGGTCGACGTACCGGTCAAGCTGCTGTGGACACGCGAGGACGACATGCAGCACGACTTCTACCGGCCGGCCGGCTGGCACTACCTGACCGGCGGCGTGGACGGGAACGGCCGGCTGGTCGCGTGGCGCGACCACTTCGTGTCTTTCGGCGCGGGTGAACGGTTTGCGTCGAGCGCGGGTATCCAGCCGACGGAGTTCCCGGCGCGCTTCGTGCCCAACTTCGCGCTCGATGTGTCGCTCATGCAGTCCGGTGTCCCGACCGGCGCACTGCGCGCGCCTGGCAGCAACGGCCTGTGTTTCGTCATGCAGGGCTTCATCAACGAGCTGGCGCACGCGGCCGGTGTCGATCCCGTCCAGTTCCGGCTCGACCTGCTGTCGCAGGTACACGATACGGATGGCTGGGACGCCGACCGCATGCGCGGCGTGCTCGAGCTGGTGGCAGAGAAATCCGGCTGGGGCTCACGCCGGCTGCCGCGCGGCACGGGGATGGGTGTGGCGTTCCATTTCAGCCATCGCGGCTATTTCGCCGAGGTCGTCCAGGCGACCGTGAGCCGGGACGGCGAGCTCAAGGTGGACAAGGTGTGGGTCGCCGGCGATGTCGGCAGCCAGATCATCAATCCCCTGAATGCGGAGCACAACGTGCAGGGAGCCGCCCTGGACGGCATCGCGGAAGCGCTCGGCCAGGAGATCACCATCGAGAACGGGCGCACAGTGCAGAGCAACTTCCACAATTTCCCGCTGCTGCGGCTGACCCAGGCGCCGCCGGAAGTAGAGGTGCATTTCCGCGTGACCGACAATCCGCCCACGGGCCTCGGCGAACCGGCACTGCCGCCGGTGATTCCGGCTCTGTGTGCGGCGATATTCGAAGCGACGGGCAGACGAATCCGCTCGCTGCCGCTGTCGAAGCACGACCTGAGCTGGACGTGACCGACAGGCGCACGCCCGAAAACGCGGGCCGCCCGCAGACGGGCAGGCTCATGATCATGATACAGCTATGCGCCATCACTCAACCCGGAGAACAACCATGATTCGTACACACCGTTCCATGCTGCTCACCACCGCGCTCCTGCTCGCTGCCGGAGCGGGCACCGCACAGGCACAGGAGACCAACCGCGCTGTCGCCGATGGCGGCATCAAGGTCGCGGGCTGGCAGGGAAAGATCGATGCACGTGCGGCCGCCGCGGGCGAGACCGTCAATGATGCGCTCCTCGCGTCGCACGGCGCTGCGCTCCACGTAAAGACCGGCCCGGCCATCACGTACTGGAATCCCGCGAATACGGCGTCCGGCAATTACACGGTGTCGGCCACGTTCAACGAGGCGAAGTACATGGAGCTGAACGACCACCCGCATCCCTACGGCATCGTCATCGCGGGGAACGACATGGATACCGACCAGCAGAGCTACCTGTACTGCGCGGCGAATGGGGCGGGCAACTTCATCGTGCGCGGCTTCGGACCCGAGCCGTTTCAGGTGAACGGCCGGCGCGGCGAGACGCATGAGGCGGTGAACAAGGCGGCCGGCAAGGGTGAGCCCGTCACCCAGGAGATCGCCATATCCGTGCATGGCGACCGGATCGACTGCTCCA carries:
- a CDS encoding amidohydrolase family protein, with the protein product KTIVPGFVDTHAHMWNLWGMHWNRPWIYLANLAYGVTTTRDPQTATTDVLTYADRVDAGQIPGPRVYSTGPGVFWQEGIRNLDDARYTLRRYSDYYDTKTFKMYMAGNRQQRQWLIMAARELNLMPTTEGGLDYRLNMTHAMDGYPGIEHTMPVIPAYNDVVELFKASGTTNTPTLLVSYGGPWAENYFYTNEDVIGDEKLKYFTPAEELNMKIRRRNPGPGPGGWFHEDEYAFRKHSAWLTDLVEAGGRIGVGSHGQLQGLGYHWEVWAMQSGGMSNHDVLRAATILGAEAIGLGRDLGSLEGGKLADLVILDGNPLENIRNTNTIRYVMKNGRLYDGSTLDEVWPQQRTAAQEPWRNNAPSVQNGVRGGVR
- a CDS encoding molybdopterin cofactor-binding domain-containing protein; this translates as MSTTISRRRFLGATIVAGGGLLLGFRLSPAGATEPLFDAITNEFVPNAWIRITPDNVITLIAQNPEIGQGVKAMLPMLIADELDAEWSRVRIEQGGYDPEKFTGQFAGGSNATPSHWLPMRRVGAAARAMLVTAAARSWGVPESECETRDSAVHHRTTGRSRTYGELGTEAAQVPPPDLETVPLKDPTEFRIIGTNVRNVDNLAIVTGRPLYGIDLTLPGMLHAVYVKCPVFGGTVAGANLDEVRALPGVRHAFVLEGGTALNGLLGGVAILADTWWQANSARRTLVVEWNEGETAAQSSEAFARQAAALSQQPPERSLRTDGDVTAALGTAAHTVSAEYHYPFISHAPLEPQNCTAHYRDGKLEIWAPSQTPQSGMRLVSTTLGIDESDITIHLMRIGGGFGRRLANDYMVEAAAIAREVDVPVKLLWTREDDMQHDFYRPAGWHYLTGGVDGNGRLVAWRDHFVSFGAGERFASSAGIQPTEFPARFVPNFALDVSLMQSGVPTGALRAPGSNGLCFVMQGFINELAHAAGVDPVQFRLDLLSQVHDTDGWDADRMRGVLELVAEKSGWGSRRLPRGTGMGVAFHFSHRGYFAEVVQATVSRDGELKVDKVWVAGDVGSQIINPLNAEHNVQGAALDGIAEALGQEITIENGRTVQSNFHNFPLLRLTQAPPEVEVHFRVTDNPPTGLGEPALPPVIPALCAAIFEATGRRIRSLPLSKHDLSWT
- a CDS encoding (2Fe-2S)-binding protein; translation: MEVTLHVNGNAHTVDVPDDMPLLWVLRDVLDLKGTKFGCGVAQCGACTVHVNGSPTRSCITRVSAVDGAQIRTIEGLSPDGTHALQRAWMELDVPQCGYCQAGQLMSAAALLERTPVPTDDDIDTAMNGNLCRCTTYLRIRRAIHHAASLQTQATPVGAGARQGDTGETP
- a CDS encoding amidohydrolase family protein, coding for MSRLSSRYASRIAAFALGSALISAPAFAQGPPGGGPGGPNAREKPLPLEAKRTAEFTATTATWMSLDVSPDGSTIVFDLLGDIYRMPIEGGRATRLTSGIAFDAQPRFSPDGEKIVFVSDRSGGDNVWTLSLDMRDTTQVTLGNNALYTSPDWSPDGNFIVVSRSGGLGGAAKLQLHHVDGRSPIPLIRAPATLKTLGAAWSPDGRYIWYAGRNGDWQYNALFPQFQLYRYDRQTGASTLMSSRYGSAFRPALSPDGKWLVYGTREGAQTGLRLRDLATGDEEWLAYPVQRDELESRAPLDVLPGYSFTPDSRFVVVSYGGEIWRVPVDRSPAAKIAFEADVKLDIGPEVKFAYAIETDENLIAKQIRNPTTSPDGRRVAFTAFDRLWLQDIAIDDLGKVTLQGTPRRVTTAEVGEYQPAWSPDGRSLAFVTWGDGDGGHIMRVATTGNARPTQLTRAAALYTNLAWTPDGSRIVATRSAARDLKEGVASGFFPTLGGQFVWLPASGGDLTVIAPSGSRDVAHFRADDPDRIYAYSPMEGLVSFRWDGTDAKSHLRVAGTPSMGGTPHDDEHLVLPRRVFPFAKPELTLVNDGMEPSMPGPPAGLVMMAPRGDYAFAQVGNDIYAIMIPQIGGAAPVVSVGSVNSPPVPMRKLTDIGGEFPSWSADGERVHWAIGNALVTYDIGRALAVEDSVERFEQAQKDSAHYARTVIDSLKAVRARADSVKKESGAVPDSLQARINALRADSVKVRADSLIARVDSMRLKADSLLARAEAIRLGQDTIEADTTKGYKPHETRITVTTARDMPRGTIVLRGGRVLTMKEHEIIENADVLVRDNRIIAVGPRGEVEIPADAHVIDVSGKTLIPGFVDTHYHAQWLVPEIHPGQAWQYLTSLAYGVTTTRDPQTASTDILSYADRVDAGGMVGPRIYSTGPGVFSGENVRNLEHAKTILRRYAEYYDTKTLKMYMTGNRQQRQWIIQAAKELELMPTTEGGLDFKLDLTHALDGYPGIEHNLPIAPIFMDVVELFKASQTTNSPTLLVSYGGPFGENYYYSRENVHDDPKMQRFMPEAALDARSRRRGPGAGGSPGQAGWFLEEEYIFPQHAEFTKKLIENGARAAVGSHGQLQGVGYHWELWSMASGGLSAHDALRAATIYGAEAIGFGADIGSIEAGKLADILVLDADPLADLRNTTSLRYVMKNGRVYDAATLDEVWPRQKPLPAQYWRSEAPNGVRAGVR